The following are from one region of the Coffea eugenioides isolate CCC68of chromosome 2, Ceug_1.0, whole genome shotgun sequence genome:
- the LOC113763116 gene encoding pleiotropic drug resistance protein 3-like isoform X2 produces the protein MAELIGRDDIESLRSELSELGRSLRASFQCQKSSFSSNSALSNGRDDNLDEETALQWAAIERLPTFERIRSALVDENGENMAGDKRKRVIDVTKLGVLERQMFIEKLIRHVEHDNLRLLQKIRKRIDNTGIELPTVEVRYKDLSIEAKCQVVYGKPLPTLWNSFKTMLLDLARIPGLKPQESKISIVSDVSGVIKPGRLTLLLGPPGCGRTSLLKALSGNLDKSLKVSGEITYNGYKLTELVPQKTSAYISQYDMHIPEMTVRETLDFSSRCQGVGSRAAIMTELSKREKEAGILPDPDIDTYMKAISVEGQITTLQTDYILKILGLDICADTLVGDAMRRGISGGQKKRLTTGEMVVGPTRALFMDEISNGLDSSTTYQIVAYFQQLAHITDATILVSLLQPAPETFDLFDDIILMSEGKIVYHGPRTSVLEFFECCGFRCPERKGVADFLQEVISRKDQAQYWYRDSATYIYNSVDLLSRKFKESVYGKKLSEEVSGVFSKSKSQNDAISFTKFSIPKWTLFRACMSREYLLMKRNSFIYIFKSVQLVIIASVAMTVFLRTRMGVDVLHANYYLGALFYALVILLVDGFPELSLTVARLSIFYKQRELYFYPAWAYAIPSAILKVPFSLLEAVVWTSLTYYVIGYTPEVGRFFRQLILLFSMHLSSISMFRFIASVCRNVITSTAVGSLSMLFSLAFGGFIIARTSMPAWLRWGFWVCPLTYGEIGLALNEFLAPRWQKVLPSSNMTMGQKTLESRGLSFDGKFFWISVGALLGFALLFNIGFILALSFLNSPVTRAIISNDKLSQMKESSEPIRTATMKNSESNPNTTTESGKMVLPFEPLSVVFQNLQYYIDTPGGMKEHGYTKEKLQLLCDITGAFRPGILTALMGVSGAGKTTLLDVLAGRKTSGYVEGEIRIGGFPKVQRTFARISGYCEQTDIHSPQITVEESVIFSAWLRLHSQIDSKTKSDFVKEVLETIELDGIKDSLVGIPGVSGLSTEQRKRLTIAVELVANPSIIFMDEPTTGLDARAAAIVMRAIKNVADTGRTIVCTIHQPSIDIFESFDELLLLKSGGSIIYAGPLGPQSSKVIDYFEGISGVPKIKDNYNPATWMLEVTSTSSEAELDIDFAQIYRNSTLYQDNRQLVNRLSIPPSDSKVLHFPTRFPLNGWGQFKACLWKQYWSYWRSPSYNLNRFLHMVFTSLVFGALFWRQGKKLENQQSLFNILGAIFSAVLFCGINNSSSVLPYVSTERSVLYRERFAGMYASWAYALAQVTVEIPYILAQSLAYTIITYPMIGYYWSAYKVSWYFYTMFCTLLYFNYLGMLLIAITPSFPVAAILQSTFYTMFNLFAGFLVPRPQIPKWWIWFYYIIPTSWTLNGVLTSQYGDIEKEIEVFEETKTVAKFLTDYFGFHHNRLPIVAVVLALYPIIFATLFAYCIGKLNFQKR, from the exons ATGGCTGAGTTAATTGGAAGAGATGATATAGAATCACTGAGAAGCGAGCTCTCAGAGTTAGGAAGAAGCTTAAGAGCATCATTTCAGTGCCAAAAGTCAAGTTTCAGCAGCAATTCAGCCTTAAGTAATGGAAGGGATGATAATCTTGATGAAGAAACTGCGCTGCAGTGGGCTGCTATTGAGAGACTGCCTACTTTTGAACGGATAAGATCAGCTTTGGTTGATGAAAATGGTGAAAATATGGCTGGTGATAAAAGAAAACGGGTGATTGATGTAACTAAGCTTGGTGTTCTGGAAAGGCAGATGTTCATTGAGAAGCTAATTAGACATGTTGAGCATGATAACCTTCGTTTATTGCAGAAAATTAGAAAGAGGATCGACAA TACCGGCATAGAGTTGCCCACTGTGGAAGTAAGGTACAAGGATCTCTCTATAGAAGCAAAATGTCAAGTTGTGTATGGAAAGCCTCTTCCAACCCTTTGGAATTCTTTCAAAACCATGCTTCTG GACCTTGCAAGGATTCCTGGTTTAAAGCCACAAGAATCAAAGATCAGCATCGTTAGTGATGTTAGTGGTGTCATCAAGCCTGGAAG ATTGACTCTTCTGTTAGGCCCTCCAGGATGTGGGAGGACATCACTTCTTAAAGCACTTTCTGGAAATCTTGATAAATCTCTCAAG GTTAGTGGGGAGATAACATACAATGGATACAAATTGACAGAACTTGTGCCTCAGAAAACCTCGGCTTACATAAGCCAATATGACATGCATATCCCTGAAATGACTGTTCGGGAAACACTGGACTTTTCATCTCGTTGCCAGGGCGTTGGAAGCAGAGCAG CAATAATGACTGAGCTgagcaaaagggaaaaagaagcaGGAATTCTTCCGGATCCTGACATAGATACATACATGAAG GCAATTTCCGTTGAAGGACAAATAACAACTCTCCAGACGGACTACATACTGAAA ATACTTGGTCTTGATATTTGTGCTGATACACTCGTTGGAGATGCCATGAGAAGAGGTATTTCTGGTGGCCAAAAGAAAAGACTGACAACAG GGGAGATGGTTGTTGGCCCTACAAGAGCTTTATTTATGGATGAAATATCAAATGGTTTGGATAGCTCAACCACATATCAAATAGTTGCTTACTTTCAGCAGCTTGCACATATCACAGATGCTACTATACTTGTATCACTTCTTCAGCCAGCACCAGAAACATTTGATCTATTTGATGACATCATCTTGATGTCTGAGGGGAAGATTGTCTATCATGGGCCTCGAACAAGTGTTCTGGAATTTTTTGAGTGTTGTGGATTTAGGTGTCCTGAAAGAAAAGGAGTAGCAGATTTTCTCCAGGAG GTTATATCAAGAAAAGATCAAGCTCAGTACTGGTACAGAGACAGTGCAACGTACATTTACAACTCTGTTGATTTGTTATCAAGGAAATTTAAAGAATCTGTTTATGGAAAGAAGCTCAGTGAAGAGGTTTCTGGGGTATTTTCCAAGTCCAAGAGCCAGAATGATGCTATAAGCTTTACTAAGTTTTCCATTCCTAAATGGACACTTTTCAGAGCATGCATGTCGAGAGAGTATCTTCTTATGAAAAGAAATTCTTTTATTTACATTTTCAAATCTGTGCAG CTGGTTATAATTGCATCTGTTGCCATGACGGTATTTCTACGGACAAGAATGGGCGTTGATGTTCTCCATGCAAATTATTACTTGGGAGCTTTGTTTTATGCTCTTGTCATCCTTCTTGTTGATGGATTTCCAGAGTTATCACTGACTGTTGCAAGACTCTCAATTTTTTACAAACAAAGAGAGCTGTATTTCTACCCTGCATGGGCATATGCAATCCCATCTGCAATTCTTAAGGTTCCTTTCTCATTGTTGGAAGCTGTGGTCTGGACATCCTTGACTTATTATGTCATTGGATATACTCCTGAGGTTGGCAG GTTCTTCCGCCAACTAATCTTATTGTTTTCCATGCACTTGTCGTCAATATCCATGTTCCGTTTCATTGCATCTGTCTGTCGAAATGTGATCACTTCCACAGCAGTTGGTAGCTTATCAATGTTATTCTCCCTGGCATTTGGTGGCTTCATTATCGCAAGAA CCTCAATGCCAGCTTGGTTAAGATGGGGCTTTTGGGTTTGTCCATTGACATATGGTGAGATTGGCCTTGCTTTAAATGAATTTCTTGCCCCAAGATGGCAAAAA GTTCTGCCATCATCAAACATGACAATGGGACAAAAAACACTAGAAAGTCGGGGGTTAAGCTTTGATGGGAAGTTTTTTTGGATTTCAGTTGGTGCTTTGCTGGGATTTGCATTGCTCTTCAATATCGGTTTCATTTTGGCCTTAAGTTTCTTAAATA GTCCTGTTACTCGTGCTATCATTTCAAACGACAAGCTCTCTCAAATGAAAGAAAGCAGTGAGCCCATTCGCACAGCCACTATGAAAAATTCAGAAAGCAATCCTAACACCACAACAGAATCTG GAAAAATGGTTTTGCCTTTTGAACCCCTTTCTGTGGTATTTCAAAATCTACAATACTACATTGATACCCCAGGG GGAATGAAGGAGCATGGTTACACAAAGGAAAAGCTTCAACTACTTTGTGATATTACTGGTGCATTTAGACCTGGTATTCTTACTGCACTTATGGGCGTTAGTGGAGCAGGGAAAACCACTCTTCTTGATGTTCTTGCTGGTAGAAAAACTAGTGGCTACGTGGAAGGAGAAATAAGGATTGGAGGATTTCCCAAAGTTCAGAGGACATTTGCACGAATCTCGGGTTACTGTGAGCAAACAGACATACACTCACCGCAAATAACTGTTGAGGAATCAGTCATTTTTTCTGCTTGGCTACGCCTGCATTCCCAGATTGATTCGAAAACTAAATCT GACTTTGTTAAAGAAGTCTTAGAAACCATTGAGCTTGATGGTATCAAAGATTCTCTAGTCGGCATTCCAGGAGTTAGTGGTTTATCAACTGAGCAACGCAAGCGACTTACAATTGCAGTGGAGCTAGTAGCAAACCCTTCCATTATTTTCATGGATGAACCGACAACAGGATTGGATGCAAGAGCAGCTGCAATTGTCATGCGGGCTATAAAAAATGTGGCTGATACTGGAAGAACAATTGTTTGCACCATCCACCAACCAAGTATAGACATATTTGAATCATTTGATGAG CTACTTCTGTTGAAATCTGGAGGGAGCATCATATATGCAGGACCATTGGGTCCACAATCCAGTAAAGTTATTGATTATTTTGAG GGAATCTCAGGTGTGCCAAAGATAAAAGACAACTATAATCCAGCAACATGGATGTTAGAGGTCACTTCTACGTCTTCTGAAGCTGAACTTGATATAGACTTTGCTCAGATTTACCGGAATTCTACTTTGTACCA GGATAACAGACAACTAGTGAACAGACTCAGCATTCCACCTTCTGATTCAAAAGTTCTGCATTTCCCGACCCGTTTTCCACTAAATGGATGGGGACAGTTCAAAGCTTGCCTCTGGAAACAATATTGGTCCTACTGGAGAAGTCCTTCATACAACTTGAACCGCTTTCTTCACATGGTCTTTACATCTCTGGTATTTGGTGCACTGTTCTGGCGTCAAGGCAAGAAACT GGAAAATCAGCAAAGCTTATTTAACATTCTTGGTGCAATATTCAGCGCTGTATTGTTCTGTGGCATAAATAATTCATCTTCGGTTTTACCATATGTCAGCACAGAGCGCAGTGTCCTTTATCGAGAAAGATTTGCAGGAATGTATGCTTCATGGGCTTATGCACTCGCACAG GTAACGGTAGAGATTCCTTATATCCTTGCCCAATCCCTTGCCTATACAATCATCACATATCCCATGATTGGGTACTATTGGTCTGCTTATAAGGTTTCCTGGTACTTCTATACAATGTTTTGTACGTTGTTGTACTTCAATTATCTGGGCATGCTCCTGATTGCAATCACTCCAAGCTTTCCGGTGGCTGCCATTTTGCAGTCGACCTTTTATACAATGTTCAACCTCTTTGCTGGATTTTTAGTTCCTCGACCG CAAATTCCGAAGTGGTGGATTTGGTTTTATTATATAATCCCTACATCGTGGACGCTTAATGGTGTGCTCACTTCACAGTACGGAGACATCGAGAAGGAGATTGAGGTGTTTGAAGAAACTAAAACTGTAGCAAAATTTCTGACTGATTACTTTGGATTTCACCATAATCGCCTACCTATTGTGGCCGTGGTTTTGGCCTTGTACCCGATTATTTTTGCAACTTTATTTGCATATTGCATAGGGAAGTTAAACTTTCAGAAGAGGTGA